Proteins encoded within one genomic window of Aerosakkonema funiforme FACHB-1375:
- a CDS encoding molybdenum cofactor guanylyltransferase encodes MNLDNTISITALILAGGKSSRMGQDKALMLWNGTLILERVCQVAAECCQQVNILTPWPDRYQAIVNKKYKFLQESRPGEGPLVGLAEGLAEITADWILLLACDLPLLEPEILQNWVSQLSHIPLHILAVVPRRANLWEPLCAFYRREALPDLHKFIQKGERSFQAWLKEIPVQAIPVGEKEARMLWNCNTPTDLQQVVDLY; translated from the coding sequence TTGAATCTGGATAACACTATATCTATTACTGCACTTATCCTGGCTGGGGGTAAAAGTTCTCGGATGGGACAGGATAAAGCACTGATGCTTTGGAATGGCACACTCATACTTGAGCGAGTTTGTCAAGTAGCAGCTGAGTGTTGTCAGCAAGTTAACATCCTGACTCCTTGGCCCGATCGCTATCAAGCTATTGTGAATAAAAAGTATAAATTTTTACAAGAATCTCGCCCAGGTGAGGGCCCCCTGGTGGGATTGGCTGAGGGACTGGCAGAAATTACGGCTGACTGGATATTACTACTAGCTTGCGATTTGCCTTTGCTAGAGCCAGAAATTCTCCAAAATTGGGTAAGCCAATTATCTCATATACCCCTTCATATTTTAGCTGTCGTACCGCGACGGGCTAATCTTTGGGAACCTTTATGCGCCTTCTACCGCCGCGAAGCTTTACCAGATTTGCATAAATTTATACAAAAAGGCGAACGTTCTTTTCAAGCTTGGCTCAAAGAAATACCCGTACAAGCTATCCCAGTGGGGGAGAAAGAGGCGCGTATGCTGTGGAATTGTAACACTCCCACAGATCTGCAACAAGTAGTTGACTTATATTAG
- the panD gene encoding aspartate 1-decarboxylase encodes MQRSLLLAKIHSCTITASNLNYMGSISIDKALLDAAGILPYEQVQVVNIANGERFITYAIAAPAHSGAIELNGAAARLGMQGDRIIIMTYGQFTPEELKNYNPKVVMVDERNRLLEVRRYDELPSRFDAKTF; translated from the coding sequence ATGCAGCGATCGCTCCTTTTAGCCAAAATACACAGTTGCACCATCACGGCATCCAACCTCAACTATATGGGGAGTATCAGTATAGATAAAGCCCTGTTGGACGCTGCGGGGATATTACCTTACGAACAGGTGCAAGTTGTCAATATTGCCAATGGAGAAAGGTTTATCACTTATGCGATCGCTGCACCTGCCCATTCAGGTGCAATTGAACTCAATGGCGCTGCGGCGCGACTGGGAATGCAGGGCGATCGCATCATCATCATGACCTACGGACAATTCACACCGGAAGAGCTAAAAAATTACAACCCTAAAGTTGTCATGGTAGATGAAAGAAATCGCCTTTTAGAAGTGCGTCGTTACGATGAACTGCCGAGCAGATTTGACGCTAAAACTTTCTGA
- a CDS encoding inorganic diphosphatase has product MDLSRIPAQPKPGLINVLIEITAGSKNKYEYDKELQAFALDRVLYSSVQYPYDYGFVPNTLADDGDPLDGMVMMDEPTFPGCVIAARPIGMLEMIDGGDRDEKILCVPDKDPRYAKVQSLQDVPPHRLQEIAEFFKTYKNLEKKSVEILGWQDVDRVAPLVEKCIKAGS; this is encoded by the coding sequence GTGGACTTATCCCGCATACCTGCCCAACCCAAACCGGGTCTGATTAACGTTTTGATTGAGATAACCGCCGGTAGCAAGAACAAGTACGAGTACGATAAAGAACTCCAAGCTTTTGCTTTAGACCGGGTGCTATACTCTTCTGTCCAGTACCCCTATGACTACGGTTTTGTGCCCAATACTCTCGCCGATGATGGCGATCCCCTCGATGGGATGGTGATGATGGATGAGCCAACCTTTCCGGGATGTGTGATTGCCGCACGACCGATCGGGATGCTAGAGATGATCGACGGAGGCGATCGCGATGAGAAAATTCTCTGCGTACCGGATAAAGACCCTCGCTACGCCAAAGTTCAGTCTCTTCAAGATGTCCCGCCGCACCGCCTGCAAGAAATTGCGGAATTCTTCAAAACTTACAAAAATCTAGAGAAGAAGTCTGTCGAAATTTTGGGTTGGCAAGATGTCGATCGCGTAGCGCCTTTGGTCGAAAAGTGCATTAAAGCTGGTAGCTGA
- a CDS encoding DUF362 domain-containing protein, producing MPPAVSLIQATSYDLRSLRSSLETLLEPLGGITSFVKPGDRVLLKPNLLTGSRPTKECVTRPELVYCVAQMVQAVGGKPFLGDGPAFGSAMGVAKANGYLPLIDELNLPIVEFHGQRYETVSTQFNHLLLSKEAMDADVVINLPKLKSHVQLTMTMGVKNLFGCVPGKMKAWWHMEAGKDANRFGEMLVETARAIDPDLTILDGIIGHEGNGPSGGEPRYLGLLAASRDVFALDRAILEILNVDPSLVPTAAASMRLGLCPELAAIDFPHLRPADIQVNDWKLPEALVAIDFGLPRVIQSTFRHLYIRFIKEPMSAYAGR from the coding sequence ATGCCACCAGCTGTTAGTTTGATCCAGGCTACTTCTTACGACCTGCGTTCCTTGCGATCGTCTCTAGAAACTCTGCTGGAACCGCTGGGGGGAATAACCTCGTTTGTCAAACCGGGCGATCGCGTTTTGCTCAAACCTAATTTACTCACAGGTTCGCGCCCTACCAAAGAGTGCGTCACTCGCCCCGAACTGGTTTACTGCGTTGCACAAATGGTACAAGCAGTCGGTGGCAAGCCTTTTTTGGGGGATGGCCCCGCTTTCGGCAGTGCGATGGGAGTAGCAAAGGCTAACGGTTATTTACCTCTGATTGACGAACTGAATTTGCCGATCGTCGAATTCCACGGACAGAGGTACGAGACTGTCAGTACGCAATTTAACCACCTGCTGCTATCCAAAGAGGCAATGGATGCCGATGTGGTAATTAACCTGCCCAAACTGAAATCTCACGTCCAACTAACCATGACGATGGGCGTCAAAAACCTGTTTGGTTGCGTCCCCGGCAAAATGAAGGCGTGGTGGCATATGGAAGCAGGTAAAGATGCCAACCGCTTTGGGGAAATGTTGGTGGAAACAGCGCGGGCGATCGATCCCGACTTAACTATCTTAGATGGTATTATCGGTCACGAAGGTAACGGCCCCAGCGGTGGAGAACCTCGGTATTTGGGCCTTTTAGCGGCATCGCGGGATGTGTTTGCGCTCGATCGCGCTATCCTAGAAATCCTCAACGTTGACCCCAGCTTAGTGCCAACAGCTGCCGCTTCGATGCGCTTGGGGCTTTGTCCCGAATTGGCAGCGATCGACTTTCCTCACTTACGTCCGGCGGATATCCAGGTTAATGACTGGAAACTACCGGAAGCCCTGGTAGCGATCGACTTCGGTTTGCCACGGGTGATCCAGTCCACCTTCCGGCATCTTTACATTCGCTTCATCAAAGAACCGATGAGTGCCTACGCAGGCCGCTAG
- a CDS encoding Npun_R2479 family HD domain-containing metalloprotein — protein MFSLTESIINTCVERLQAGYRRTYGNLKPEYADLIGWFASMALENIANSNALYHNVEHTILATFTGQEILRGKHIRYGSVSCEDWLHVIISLLFHDIGYVKGVCLQDRPKERFYDKGINGEMIFLPAGSTDASLTSYHVDRGKTFFEDRFSDHYLIDIEIIKQNIEMTRFPVPHDEYYQDTVNYPGLVRAADLIGQLSDPHYLEKMPALFYEFEETGANKSLGYRHFGELRAGYPKFFWKVVYPLIQAALHHLEVTKEGQQIVGNLYKNVLIVEQEIEEENHVIKNEEFENERLYVSVAAEQLMCDRVGCQENKNLRVDIINKQIFEFNSQLLNFLERKKRRCYLSNY, from the coding sequence ATGTTCAGTCTCACAGAAAGCATAATCAATACCTGCGTTGAACGCCTGCAAGCAGGTTACCGCCGCACTTACGGCAACCTCAAACCAGAATATGCTGACCTGATTGGTTGGTTTGCCAGCATGGCTTTGGAAAATATTGCTAATAGTAACGCTCTTTATCACAACGTCGAACACACCATTCTGGCGACCTTTACGGGACAGGAAATTTTGCGGGGCAAGCATATTCGCTATGGTAGCGTGTCTTGTGAAGACTGGTTGCACGTCATCATTTCGTTGTTATTTCATGACATTGGCTATGTCAAGGGAGTCTGCCTGCAAGACAGACCAAAGGAAAGATTCTATGACAAGGGAATAAATGGCGAGATGATTTTTCTGCCAGCAGGTTCCACTGATGCCAGCCTCACTAGCTACCATGTAGATAGAGGAAAAACTTTCTTTGAAGATCGTTTTTCCGATCATTATCTGATTGATATCGAAATAATAAAACAAAACATTGAAATGACCCGTTTCCCGGTGCCTCATGATGAATATTATCAAGATACAGTTAACTATCCCGGTTTAGTTCGCGCTGCCGATTTAATCGGCCAATTGAGCGATCCGCACTACTTGGAAAAAATGCCGGCACTGTTTTACGAATTTGAAGAAACAGGAGCTAATAAAAGTTTGGGCTATCGTCATTTCGGAGAATTGCGTGCTGGCTATCCAAAGTTTTTCTGGAAAGTTGTGTATCCTCTCATCCAAGCAGCACTGCATCATTTAGAAGTTACCAAAGAAGGCCAACAGATTGTTGGCAATCTCTATAAAAATGTCTTAATCGTGGAACAAGAAATTGAAGAAGAAAATCATGTCATAAAAAATGAAGAATTTGAAAATGAACGTTTGTATGTAAGCGTAGCAGCTGAGCAGTTAATGTGCGATCGCGTGGGTTGTCAGGAAAATAAAAACTTGCGGGTGGATATAATTAATAAGCAAATTTTTGAGTTTAACAGCCAACTCCTAAATTTTCTGGAACGTAAGAAGAGAAGATGTTATTTATCCAATTATTAA
- a CDS encoding AAA-like domain-containing protein: protein MDVKKALEFVDDLIYTKTGKHLNDLERQVFIGSWQGQTYEEIYPFNPEYVEKYVGYKLWQKLSSVLGEKVSKKKFRGALERAIERVSATKNTDPPHEDKKRTREDESKEVKIKRVFISYRSQEPDFNLAGQLYEAISAAGHKAFMANMAGFSPQDRNPDTDWLSQIDLELQQCDYFLLLLSPQAAVSEMVIEELRRVKELRDSRRESKPIALQLRIDCPPNLQLNHDLRTYLHGTRQREWVSPNDTPIIIQEILNLLANNEDWGIASTEESEIDIVETINETSVQSQIPNPKSQIPSPLPVAEPELPSGQVRLDSAFYVERFPYEAQCYKAILQPGALIRIKAPRQMGKTSLMARILSQAKEHGYRTVPLSFQHADTNVFNNLNELLRWFCVKISRKLRLHRQIDDYWTDTYGSKDNCTVFFEDCILPEIDSPLLLGLDEVDRVFQYPHIADDFFGLLRAWYEEAGYSDSDSALWEKLRLVVVHSTEVYIPLNVNQSPFNVGLPIELSEFNQQQVKDLAMRHGLNWQANHIERLMSIVGGHPYLVRLALYHIAQQQLTLDELIESAPTEAGIYGDHLRRHLWNLQEHPDLASAFSKVVTSSISVDLESVLAFKLHSLGLVQLHGNEVKPRFELYRQYFGDRLSIKG, encoded by the coding sequence ATGGATGTTAAGAAAGCGTTAGAGTTTGTTGATGACTTAATTTATACCAAAACTGGCAAACACCTAAACGATCTGGAAAGGCAAGTTTTTATTGGGTCTTGGCAAGGACAGACCTACGAGGAGATATACCCTTTTAATCCGGAATATGTAGAGAAATATGTTGGCTACAAGTTATGGCAGAAACTTTCTAGTGTTTTGGGAGAAAAAGTTAGCAAAAAAAAGTTTAGAGGTGCCTTAGAAAGAGCGATCGAGCGCGTCAGCGCCACCAAGAACACTGACCCGCCACATGAAGACAAGAAAAGAACAAGGGAGGATGAAAGCAAGGAAGTTAAAATTAAGAGAGTTTTTATCAGTTACCGCAGCCAGGAGCCAGACTTTAATCTAGCAGGACAACTTTATGAAGCTATTTCTGCGGCTGGACATAAAGCGTTTATGGCTAATATGGCAGGATTTTCTCCCCAGGATCGAAATCCCGACACAGACTGGCTTTCTCAAATCGATTTAGAATTGCAGCAGTGCGATTATTTTTTGCTGCTGTTATCTCCACAAGCTGCGGTTAGCGAAATGGTAATTGAGGAGTTGCGACGTGTTAAAGAGTTGCGCGATTCTCGTCGAGAGAGTAAGCCGATTGCATTACAGTTGAGGATCGATTGTCCGCCAAACTTACAGCTAAATCACGATTTACGCACTTACCTGCACGGAACTCGACAACGGGAATGGGTTTCACCAAATGACACTCCAATTATTATACAAGAAATTCTCAACTTATTGGCAAATAATGAAGACTGGGGAATTGCAAGTACAGAAGAATCAGAAATAGATATTGTAGAGACAATTAATGAAACATCTGTACAATCCCAAATCCCAAATCCCAAATCCCAAATCCCTTCGCCTCTGCCAGTTGCAGAACCTGAATTACCCAGCGGTCAAGTTCGTTTGGATTCTGCATTTTATGTAGAGCGATTTCCCTATGAAGCTCAATGTTATAAGGCGATTTTACAGCCAGGAGCGTTAATTAGAATTAAAGCTCCCAGACAAATGGGGAAAACATCGCTGATGGCGAGAATTCTTTCTCAAGCAAAGGAACATGGATATCGCACAGTCCCGCTGAGCTTTCAGCACGCAGATACAAATGTTTTTAATAATTTGAATGAACTGTTGCGGTGGTTTTGTGTTAAAATTTCGCGCAAGTTGCGGTTGCATCGCCAAATAGATGATTATTGGACTGATACTTATGGGAGCAAAGATAATTGTACTGTTTTCTTTGAAGATTGTATTTTACCGGAGATAGATAGCCCTTTATTATTGGGTTTGGATGAAGTCGATCGCGTTTTTCAATATCCCCATATTGCTGATGATTTTTTTGGGTTGCTGCGTGCGTGGTACGAAGAAGCTGGCTATAGCGATAGCGACAGCGCTCTCTGGGAAAAATTGCGCTTAGTGGTTGTACATTCAACCGAAGTTTACATTCCGCTGAATGTCAATCAATCGCCGTTTAATGTGGGTTTGCCAATTGAACTATCCGAGTTTAACCAACAGCAAGTGAAAGACTTAGCGATGCGACACGGATTGAATTGGCAAGCAAATCACATCGAACGATTGATGAGTATTGTGGGAGGACATCCTTATTTAGTCAGATTAGCATTATATCATATTGCACAGCAGCAATTAACGCTAGATGAATTAATAGAAAGTGCGCCTACTGAGGCAGGAATTTACGGCGATCATCTGCGGCGACATTTGTGGAATTTGCAAGAACATCCAGACTTGGCATCTGCATTTAGCAAGGTGGTAACAAGCAGCATATCTGTCGATTTGGAGTCGGTTTTGGCGTTTAAATTGCACAGTTTGGGGTTAGTGCAATTGCACGGAAATGAGGTGAAGCCTCGGTTTGAGTTGTATAGGCAATATTTTGGCGATCGACTTTCTATTAAAGGTTAA
- a CDS encoding RusA family crossover junction endodeoxyribonuclease — MLPFEFIVTGSPVSLQTNNRTLLQNWKAKVRQAALDRLPVGASPIITPVRVIIAHYYKRQPPDIDNIIKPIIDGLNLVVYADDKQVTDLIVKRRNLKSLVNVQTIPAIIAQAFANDEPFVYVKIDVASEPFEL; from the coding sequence TTGCTTCCATTTGAATTCATTGTCACTGGTTCACCAGTTTCTCTGCAAACAAACAATCGGACTCTGTTGCAAAATTGGAAAGCAAAAGTCCGTCAAGCTGCGCTCGATCGCTTACCAGTCGGAGCATCACCAATTATTACTCCAGTTCGGGTTATTATCGCTCACTACTATAAGCGTCAACCACCCGATATAGATAACATCATAAAACCAATTATAGATGGTTTGAATTTAGTAGTTTATGCTGATGACAAACAAGTGACAGATCTCATAGTAAAACGACGTAACTTAAAAAGTTTGGTTAATGTTCAGACAATCCCCGCGATTATCGCTCAAGCCTTTGCCAATGACGAACCTTTTGTGTATGTTAAAATTGATGTAGCATCCGAACCATTTGAGTTATAA